TAGAGGTATATGGACCGGAGTCTTCGGGGAAAACCACCGTAACGCTGCATATTATTGCTGAAGCACAAAAAACAGGCGGCGTTGCAGCTTTTATTGATGCAGAGCATGCCCTTGACCCAGTATATGCCCGTGCGCTGGGTGTGAATGTCGACGATCTGCTGGTTTCTCAGCCCGACACCGGCGAGCAGGCGCTGGAAATCTGTGAAGCCCTTGTTCGCAGCGGCGCGGTTGATGTCATTGTTATTGACTCGGTGGCGGCACTCGTGCCACGGGCTGAAATCGAAGGGGAGATGGGCGATTCCCATATGGGGCTGCATGCCCGTCTGATGTCCCAGGCGTTGCGCAAACTTACCGGGTGCATCAGTAAAAGCCATACCTGTGTCATCTTTATTAATCAGATCAGGGAGAAAGTCGGCGTGATGTTCGGCAACCCGGAGACGACGACCGGGGGACGAGCGCTGAAATTTTATGCTTCAGTCCGGCTGGAAGTCAAAAAGCAGGATGTCATCAAGCAGGGGCAGGAAATCATCGGCAACCGGACCCG
This genomic stretch from Dehalobacter restrictus DSM 9455 harbors:
- the recA gene encoding recombinase RecA, which gives rise to MATPDKLKALDIALSQIEKQFGKGAIMKLGEASDRMAVETISTGSLALDLALGVGGVPRGRVIEVYGPESSGKTTVTLHIIAEAQKTGGVAAFIDAEHALDPVYARALGVNVDDLLVSQPDTGEQALEICEALVRSGAVDVIVIDSVAALVPRAEIEGEMGDSHMGLHARLMSQALRKLTGCISKSHTCVIFINQIREKVGVMFGNPETTTGGRALKFYASVRLEVKKQDVIKQGQEIIGNRTRVKVVKNKVAPPFNFADFDLVYGEGISREGSIVDMGSETGVLMKSGAWYSYNGERLGQGRENVKDFLRQHPDIAAEIESKVRNLVLVSKDKTKGAQDDSMNDE